The DNA segment GGACGTTGATCGCCGCGACGGCCAGTGCGATCGCGGCCGGCTCGCCGCGCCACCGCACACCGACGACACTGATGACGAGGAGAGACGGCAGTGGCAGCAGTATTTCCACCGGCCTCAGCAGCGACTCGCTCAGCCCCCCCCGCCGTGTCACGGCCGCGGTCAGGCCGAGCGGTGCACCCACCGCATAGGCCACGACCACCGCGCCGCAGGCCATTCCCAGAGCGCTCGGCCCGCCCCGCATCAGCAGGCCCAGCACGTCGCGGCCCAGTCCGTCCGTACCGAGGAGGTGGCCGTGGCCGGTGGCGTACGGTGCTCCGCTTCCGGCGGCGACCATGCCGGTCAGGAAGGGGCCAGCCACGGCGAGCAGCACGGGTACCGCCAGGAGCACGGTGGCGGTCGCCATGGTGATCGATCCCGTGGCGAGGCCCCACCGCGGGGGAGTGGCACGTCTCACCGCAGGAGCTCCGTACGCGGCGCCAACCGGTGGCACACCAGGTCAGCCAGGAGGTTGAGGAGCAGCGCGACGGCGGCGAGTGACAGTGTCAGTGCCTGCACGGTGGGCACGTCCCGGCTGCGCACCGCGTCGATGAGCGCGGTCGCGGCGCCGGGAACGGCGAAGACCGCCTCGACGACGAGGACGCCGCCGAGCAACTGGTCACCGGTGTGCGCCAGCTCCTGCACGGCGGGGACGGCGGCGTTCGGCAGCACATGGCGCAGTACCAGACGGAGCCGCGGCACACCGAGCCGCCGCGCCTGGACCGTGTAGCCCGCTCGCAGGGCGGTCACGGTTCCGGCGCGGATCTGCCGCGAGAAACGGCACACGGTCCTGGACAGCACCACGGCGACGGGCAGCACGAGCAGCGCGGGGCGGGTCAGCAGGTCGCCGCCTTCGACGCCGACCCAGGTGGACGGCAACCAGCCCAGTCGCAGGGAGAAGAGGGCGACCAGGGCGAGCGCGAGCACGAAGTCCGGCACCGAGTCCAGTGCCAGCATGGCGGCGGAGGTCACCCGGTCGACACGCCCGCCCTCACGCAGGCCCATAGCCAGCCCGAGGAGCAGCGCGAGCGGCAGCAGGAGCACGGCCGTCGCCCCGGCGAGGGTGGCGGTGACCCCCAGCGAGCCCGTGACGACGCCGCTCACCGGG comes from the Streptomyces sp. TS71-3 genome and includes:
- a CDS encoding ABC transporter permease — encoded protein: MRRATPPRWGLATGSITMATATVLLAVPVLLAVAGPFLTGMVAAGSGAPYATGHGHLLGTDGLGRDVLGLLMRGGPSALGMACGAVVVAYAVGAPLGLTAAVTRRGGLSESLLRPVEILLPLPSLLVISVVGVRWRGEPAAIALAVAAINVPVVARLVWSAALDPASGPVAEAMRMQGESAPRVLFGHIGREILPVVAADVGTRVPTAVFTVAAANFLGLGLDPASPDWGVTIAASREALLVQPWAVCAPAALLVMFSVGLNLLTDTLLKRSKSPGRQALAASRPGLARTAGGTQ
- a CDS encoding ABC transporter permease codes for the protein MLRYALRRLLLSLVQLAVLAFAVFVLTSALPGDAAATAFNEQAGTAQIAELRHQMGLDRPFAARFADWAGGLLSGDLGTSLVGHGPVSGVVTGSLGVTATLAGATAVLLLPLALLLGLAMGLREGGRVDRVTSAAMLALDSVPDFVLALALVALFSLRLGWLPSTWVGVEGGDLLTRPALLVLPVAVVLSRTVCRFSRQIRAGTVTALRAGYTVQARRLGVPRLRLVLRHVLPNAAVPAVQELAHTGDQLLGGVLVVEAVFAVPGAATALIDAVRSRDVPTVQALTLSLAAVALLLNLLADLVCHRLAPRTELLR